The Cyanobacteria bacterium GSL.Bin1 genome has a window encoding:
- a CDS encoding IS630 family transposase, whose translation MSGRPQIEIKESVKELRTLLKQQKTALNHAKVQALYLLKIEATETVRYLAVMMGRSESTIHYWLQLYRLGGLDKLLEEHPKTGRPKKLKLETVAKLQQELSQPEGFNSYEEIRHWLLACQEIRLSYPTVHRLVRYELAGKLKVPRPQHEYQQPGVVEVFRQHFPTRIRGMMAEIRKRWGAEVPITYWCAECTAAFQPELYSGWVGSQDETRLGFRTNLGRQITRQGIKPQQILQWHYDYYYLYGLVAPLTGQSFFYEFSHFNAQCLEIFLEKFAQTYPEGVHIIQLDNAPAHRAKTLTFPENIILLFQPPYCPELNPIERVWQHLKKDLKNLSFLHLDELRERVTNLLDHFSEEVIHSLTGWNYLIEALSL comes from the coding sequence ATGTCAGGTCGCCCTCAGATTGAAATCAAAGAATCCGTCAAGGAGCTAAGAACATTACTCAAGCAACAAAAAACGGCTTTGAATCACGCCAAAGTACAAGCTCTTTATCTCTTGAAAATTGAAGCGACAGAAACCGTCAGATATCTAGCGGTAATGATGGGACGCTCGGAATCAACAATTCACTACTGGTTACAATTATATCGGTTAGGGGGATTAGACAAACTGTTAGAAGAACATCCGAAAACCGGGCGACCAAAGAAGCTAAAGCTTGAAACTGTAGCTAAACTTCAACAAGAATTATCCCAACCCGAAGGATTTAATAGTTATGAAGAAATTCGGCATTGGCTTTTGGCGTGTCAAGAGATCAGACTTAGTTATCCCACAGTTCATCGTCTGGTCAGGTATGAATTAGCAGGAAAATTAAAAGTGCCTCGTCCTCAACATGAATACCAACAACCGGGAGTAGTGGAAGTCTTTCGACAACATTTCCCGACTCGAATTAGAGGAATGATGGCTGAAATTAGAAAGCGATGGGGAGCAGAAGTTCCCATTACTTATTGGTGTGCGGAATGCACTGCCGCTTTCCAGCCTGAATTGTATTCAGGCTGGGTCGGCAGTCAGGACGAGACCCGATTGGGTTTTAGAACTAACCTGGGTCGCCAAATTACTCGTCAAGGAATTAAGCCTCAACAAATTTTACAGTGGCATTATGACTATTATTATCTGTATGGATTAGTTGCTCCTCTAACCGGGCAGAGTTTTTTCTATGAGTTTTCTCATTTCAATGCTCAATGCTTAGAAATTTTCTTAGAAAAGTTTGCTCAAACTTATCCTGAGGGAGTCCATATTATCCAATTAGATAATGCCCCAGCCCATCGGGCTAAAACCTTGACCTTTCCCGAGAATATTATCCTACTATTTCAACCTCCTTATTGTCCGGAATTAAATCCCATTGAAAGAGTTTGGCAACATCTCAAGAAAGACTTAAAAAATCTCAGCTTTCTTCACTTGGATGAATTGAGGGAGCGTGTGACTAATCTTTTAGATCATTTTTCAGAAGAAGTCATTCATTCTTTAACGGGTTGGAACTATCTCATTGAAGCTTTATCTCTCTAG
- a CDS encoding threonine--tRNA ligase: MSSLKLTERDRDTQVSVNIQNLNTVIILMVSQIHPSSVQEPIPQSDPQTLLRIRHTCAHIMAMAVQNLFPETKVTIGPWTETGFYYDFDRTQPFTPEDLSQIEAEMRRIIKANLPIVREEVSREEMRTEIEELGEPYKLEILESIPTDEPVTRYYIGFPDSIPVAEGEPSLFQSVPPQAKPKNHDYWWDLCEGPHVTLTGEINPNAFALEAIAGAYWRGDENNPQLQRIYGTAWETPEQLQVYLTQKEEAKKRDHRKIGQALDLFSIQEDAGGGLVFWHPKGSRMRLLIEDYWRKAHLDGGYELLYTPHLASLGLWKTSGHADFYQDNMFKPMEIEEKQYQIKPMNCPFHVLTYQTQQRSYRELPIRWAELGTVYRYERSGVLHGLMRVRGFTQDDAHIFCLPQQVTDEILGVLNLTEQILSAFGFTQYEINLSTRPSKSVGTDEGWELATNSLVQALETKGWDYVLDEGGGAFYGPKIDLKIKDAIGRLWQCSTIQVDFNLPERFNLSYMADDGSRQRPIMIHRAIFGSLERFFGVLVENYAGDFPLWLSPTQVRLLPVSDAQRDYAVEVAQQLKQAGWRVEVDASGDRLGKQIRSAEMEKIPVVAVIGKREVESGMLSVRTRKEGELGTLSVAELVEKMSQPI; the protein is encoded by the coding sequence ATGTCGTCGTTGAAGTTAACTGAACGCGATCGCGATACCCAAGTCAGCGTAAATATTCAGAATTTAAATACAGTAATAATTCTCATGGTCAGTCAAATTCACCCCTCATCCGTCCAAGAGCCAATTCCTCAAAGCGATCCGCAAACCCTGTTACGCATTCGTCATACTTGCGCCCATATTATGGCAATGGCAGTGCAAAATCTGTTTCCAGAAACCAAAGTAACTATCGGACCTTGGACAGAAACAGGATTCTATTACGACTTTGATCGAACTCAACCGTTCACCCCAGAGGACTTGAGTCAAATTGAAGCAGAAATGCGACGCATCATTAAAGCTAATTTACCCATTGTTCGTGAAGAAGTTTCTCGGGAAGAGATGCGGACTGAAATTGAAGAACTCGGAGAACCCTACAAATTAGAAATTCTGGAAAGTATTCCCACAGACGAACCCGTCACACGGTACTATATCGGTTTTCCAGACTCTATTCCTGTAGCAGAAGGAGAACCCTCTCTCTTTCAGTCAGTTCCTCCTCAAGCAAAACCCAAAAATCACGATTACTGGTGGGATTTATGTGAAGGACCTCATGTGACCTTGACTGGAGAAATTAATCCCAATGCCTTTGCCTTGGAAGCCATAGCTGGCGCTTATTGGCGCGGTGACGAAAATAATCCTCAGTTGCAACGGATTTATGGAACAGCATGGGAAACACCAGAACAGTTACAAGTCTATTTAACCCAAAAAGAAGAGGCGAAAAAACGAGATCATCGTAAAATTGGGCAAGCCCTAGATTTATTCAGTATTCAAGAAGATGCTGGTGGGGGTCTTGTGTTCTGGCATCCTAAAGGCTCAAGAATGCGTTTACTCATTGAAGACTATTGGCGTAAAGCTCATTTAGATGGAGGATATGAGTTACTTTACACGCCTCATCTGGCTAGTTTGGGTTTATGGAAAACATCTGGACACGCTGATTTCTATCAGGACAATATGTTCAAGCCGATGGAAATTGAAGAGAAGCAATATCAAATTAAACCCATGAACTGTCCCTTTCATGTGCTGACCTATCAAACTCAGCAACGTTCTTATCGAGAATTGCCGATACGATGGGCGGAGTTGGGAACTGTGTATCGTTATGAGCGATCGGGTGTCTTACATGGTTTAATGCGGGTACGTGGCTTCACACAAGATGATGCTCACATTTTCTGCTTACCCCAACAAGTGACTGATGAAATTTTAGGCGTGCTGAATCTCACAGAGCAAATTTTATCAGCCTTTGGCTTTACTCAATATGAAATTAACCTTTCCACCCGACCCAGTAAATCAGTGGGAACAGATGAAGGGTGGGAGTTAGCCACGAATTCTCTTGTTCAGGCGTTAGAAACAAAAGGTTGGGATTATGTTTTAGACGAAGGGGGCGGGGCTTTTTATGGTCCGAAAATTGATTTGAAGATTAAAGATGCCATTGGTCGGCTTTGGCAATGCTCCACAATTCAAGTTGATTTTAACTTACCAGAACGGTTTAATCTGAGCTACATGGCAGATGATGGATCGCGCCAACGCCCAATTATGATTCATCGCGCTATTTTTGGCTCATTAGAACGATTTTTCGGAGTGTTAGTGGAAAATTATGCTGGAGATTTCCCCTTGTGGTTATCACCAACACAAGTGCGATTACTGCCTGTAAGTGATGCTCAACGGGATTATGCTGTTGAGGTTGCTCAACAGTTGAAACAAGCAGGATGGAGAGTTGAAGTTGATGCTAGCGGCGATCGACTGGGGAAACAAATTCGGAGTGCTGAAATGGAAAAGATTCCAGTGGTAGCAGTGATCGGTAAGCGTGAGGTAGAAAGTGGAATGTTAAGTGTCCGCACTCGCAAAGAAGGAGAGTTAGGAACTCTTTCTGTCGCTGAACTGGTGGAAAAAATGAGCCAGCCAATTTAG
- a CDS encoding type II toxin-antitoxin system Phd/YefM family antitoxin, with product MIMRSLSSEEVKDRFADTLNHVAGTSEHIVISRLNKEPVYMIPARDYELFLKLLQQAEDNLDLQEAEERMTDSEQERVSFDEFFAELEVECG from the coding sequence TTGATAATGCGTTCCTTATCTTCTGAAGAAGTAAAAGATCGTTTTGCTGACACACTCAATCATGTTGCTGGGACAAGCGAGCATATCGTTATTAGTCGACTAAATAAGGAGCCAGTGTATATGATCCCAGCTAGAGACTACGAGCTTTTTCTGAAACTTTTACAACAAGCGGAAGATAACCTTGATTTGCAAGAAGCTGAAGAGCGCATGACTGACTCAGAACAAGAGCGGGTTAGCTTTGATGAGTTCTTTGCGGAATTAGAAGTTGAGTGTGGGTGA